TTTAAGGGTGCTGCGTTCATTTACCTGGGTACTACCGCCCTGTCAGAATAGAAAATGTGTCGCCTCCACCATGGTGCAACGCAACAACACGGGTCGTGCATGTCAGTGGAAGCTAGTGAAGGAAACACGTACTGACAACAGACACTGACAGTCAGTAGCCCTGTGTCATTAGGACGGCCCAAACGTTTCTCACCCGATGCCGAGCAGAATCAGGACACATGTCTGTTGTAGCGTGTTGTGCGTTTAGGACAAACACATCTACACAGCCTTGTTTGGAATGTATGTTTGTGGCCTCTTGACAGTTGACTAAGAAAGCAGTCATTCTGACCCCTCTCTTTCTCGGTCGCTCtagctctcccactctctctcgctctcgctctctcactctctctctctctctctctcgctcgctctcctgtTCATTCTTGGCCTGCCCACAGCTTGTTGTTTTGTCGCTTTACTGGCCTGCTGGCATATGAGCAGCGAGAATGAAGCCATGCCTTTGTTTCTTACATGCaaccccccccaaccacacacacacacacacagaccaacctCTCCTCCAtatcccctgctctctctcgccctccctctctttcactcttccTCTCCCGTGTTacagctctctccccccctttctctctctctctctctctctctctctctctctctctctctctctctctctctctctctctctctctctctctctctctctctctctctctctctctctctctctctctctctctctctctctctctctctgtcctggaGATGACACTGGTCTATTGTTGTGTGGGTCATTCTGTCCGTCGCTCTGGGTCCTGCGGTCGAGTCTCTTGCAGTGGTCGCTACATGCCACCTACACCGAGCGGCCCCCGGCAACAGGCCCTCGGCAACCGGCCCTTGCCGTAACAACAGACCGGCCTGACTGGCGCTCTTCTTCCTGCTAACCTTTCCCTCTGTTCATCTctcagtggtggaggaggatgaggatgactTCCCAAGCCCTCGGACGAGTGGAGAGTTAGTGCACAACAACAATGGCAGCAAGGAAAAGTGTGAGTATTTGAGCTGGGAAGGAGATaaggtttttttaaatgtgaaaAATGCCGTACaaaagttattttattttaactagGGCTGCATATAATCTCTGATTTTCTTTGTATGGCGGATATTCAATCGCTTATATTTCTTCTCGATTCAACGGTCataaagaataaaaagaaaGTGAACTTTATTTATGATTTACATTTCTGAAGATACAGGGAGCAGGTTTTTCTACTAATGCTAAAAGTTATTTCACAAGCAAAATATTGATTATCAAATGAAAAACTATGACTTTCTGTAAGTAAATGATCAATCATCTGAGAGTCTGAGAGTAAGTTAGTTAGATTTTCTCCTCACTCTCTTCTGTTGGGGACCCTATCCCTCAGTGTTCCAGCCTGTGAGTCCCAAGGGGGTGAATGGCATAGACTTCAAAGGCGAAGCCATCACATTCAAAGCCACCACGGCTGGTATCCTGGCCACCCTGTCCCACTGCATCGAGCTCATGGTCAAGAGGGAGGACAGCTGGCAGAAGAGACTTGACAAGGTAGGGACACACTGAACAGCCTCACATCGCTGTAGTTACTCTGCAATCTTACTGAAATATTGATTAtaagctttggataaaaaactATTGAGGACACAGagaagttgttgttgttggagaTGTTTTCAGTTGGTCCACGTTGTCCATACTGTTGTATTAAGGGCAGCATGGGGTCCATGCTTCCTTAAAGCCTCCTGCACCTTGCTGGAGGCATGACCTCCACTCTTTGGGATAGCAGCAACCTCCATGAAGTTCAAGTGGATCGCAGTTCATTAgacctttttctttttgtttccaAGTTTCAAGTTTCCAAGTTTTATTGGTCACATGTTTGCAAAAATAACGTTTTACATACAGTGAAATTAAAAGGGGTCACCACTCTGTCATTCATTGTGCATATTACCTGAATAAATAATAGATAATAGTAATTTACAAACCGACATCCCTtgtcgtttaaaaaaaaaaaaaaaactgacagaAAGTGCAAGAGTGCACTCCGTTCCAACGGAGTTAAGCAGTCTAACTGCCTGCAGAAAGAAACTCctcctcagtctctctgtccGAGCTGGCAGCGTAGACGTCTGCCTGACTGCAGCAGGGTGAAGAGGCCAGCATCTGGGTGAGAGGCGCCTTGCCTGATTTTCCTGGCTCTTGCCCTCACCCTCTTGCTGTATGTATAttccagggaggggaggggtaaTCTAGAAGGTCCtcaggatggagggggagaccTTGAAATTCCTCAGCCGCCGAAAGGAGTATAGCCGCTGCCTTGACTTGGaaaccaggtgtgtgtggaaAGACCATGAGAGATCCTGAGTGAGGTGCACCCCAGATACCTGTGGAGACCCTCTCCACAGGTTCCCCACTAATGATGAGTGGGGTGAGCCCACTGCCCTGCTTCCTCTGGAAATCGACCACCATTTCCTTAGTTTTGTTGATATTTAGGGCCAGGTTGTTGGTCTGACACCACAGTACCAGGTCTGCCACTTGGTTCAGATAGCCCTGCTCGTTGTTGCCAGTGATGAGACCCAGCACCACGGTGTCATCAGCAAACTTGATGATGGAGGTTGAGCTGCTGGAGGCTATGCAGTCATGCGTGTAGATGTTGTAGAGCAGTAGACTCAGAACGCACCCCTGGGGGGTACCCGTGTTGAGGATCAGGGGTCCTGACATTACACTTCCCCCTACTCTGACCACCTGGGGGCGATCAGTGAGGAAGTTGAGCACCCAGTTACATATTTGGGTGTTGATTCCCAGCGACCTCATCTTCTGGATCAGGCGAGAGGGAATTATGGTATTGAATGCCGAGCTGTAATCTATAAACAGCATTCTCACATAATTCCCGCTCCCCTCATCATGGTGGGTCAGAGAGGTGAGTAAGAGATTGCAAATGGCATCATCCCTGCTCCTGTTTTCCCTGTACGCAAACTGGAAGGTGTCAAATGAGCTGGGCAGGGAGGAACTGATGCAATTCTTTATCAGCTTCTCAAAACATTTCACCACTGCTGATGTCAGGGCCACAGGACGATAATCATTCATGCACAATGGGGTATTTTTCTTTGGCACAGGGATAATGACAGACTGTTTGAAGCAAGATGGAACGAAAGCTTGGGCCAGGGATGTGTAAAAGATTTTAGAAAACACTGGAGCTAGTTGGTTTGCACAGGATTTTAAGACCTTCCCATGAATCTGGTCCGGCCCTGCAGCCTTTTTTCCCATTCACGCACTTGAAGACCCTCCTCACATCACTCTCAGTGACAATGAATGGGGTCTCCCTTCCTtgcaggagatggagaagagacGTCGCATCGAAGGCGGCTACAAGTCGACGCTCAATGACCTGAAGAAATCCCACTACAGAGGTCCCGACTACGAGGTGAGGCAGGGGTGCTCAtgtcttcttcttcatcatcatcatcatcatcatcatcatcctcctcctcatcatcatcatcatcatcactgtcaCCATCCCTGTgctaatgacccccccccccctctgacagGAGGGTCCCAACAGCCTCATCAATGATGATGAGTTTTTTGATGCAGTCGAAGCGGCACTGGACAGGCAGGACCtgatggaggagcaggtgaATGGAGACACGGCGAGATCACTCTCACTTTATACTCATTATACCCTGCACACACGAGGTACAGAGCAGAACGTGACTGTGTTTACTGTTGACAGTCTCATTGTGAGAAGACCAGGCTACATAGGTCCATCCCAGTTCCCTCTGAGGACCTCTACTCATCCACTGGTTCCCATCGCTACTCTGACAAGGTATTCCCAGTTCCTGATGGTTTAAGTTAACGCCGTGGTCCATTTCTGTCCTCCTGTTCCTTGTTATGAGTTCATCCATTTGCTTTCACAACTGTTCTAACCTCTGCCgatctctcctgtctcccccgtTCTCTCTTGTCTCGGTGGTCTCGTCTtccaggtggaggagatggtgcAGAACCACATGACCTACTCCCTCCAGGACATGGGCGGGGACGCCAACTggcagctggtggtggaggagggggagatgaaggTGTGTAGAAAAGTCTTGTCAGTATTTGTGGGATAGTGTCACGGCGAGGCCTGTGTCCCAGCCCAAAGGCTCCGGGTTCGATGCCCAAGTCTGCAGTCTAGCCGTAGGCCTCATGTAGCAGGATGACCTCTAACCCCAATATGCTCCTAATGACGTGTGTCTGAACTTAGttcaagttgctttggataaaataatATGATAAACTAATGAAAACAGACCGCAATGGTACATTTTTAATATTACAATATATTTTTAAGAACACGCATTTCATCGACAAAAAACATTGTAGAATCGTATGAATTGActaatttgtgtgcgtgtctggttgtgcgtgtttgcgtgtttcaGGTGTACAGGAGGGAGGTTGAGGAGAACGGTATTGTGCTGGACCCTCTGAAGGCAACTCACTCCGTCAAGGGTGTGACCGGCCACGAAGTCTGCAACTACTTCTGGGACACAGCCTACCGCAACGACTGGGAGAGTATGTATGCCCACCTCTGTTACGATGACCGCGCTTTGTAATGCCCCAAAAAGGATTTCTGATGACTTTGCTGACGCTTGGGGTGTCTCCATTGCTACGACCCATTTGGGATTATTATTGAGTAGCGTTGTCGTGTATGAGACGGTGCGGGGGACATTTGGATCTCTGTCTGGCCAGTGGTGGATTCGGATGTCTGTGTCACGATAGAGGGTTCCGCTTCTAACTCTGAGGGGCGAGGTTATCGAAACAAACCGACGGCTCGATGGAATCTGGCCTCTGTCCAAAATCGGCCTTGGTGTGAttcaaattaatgaattttgCCAAAAGAAAATAACTACAGACTCCtgatacaataaaatacagGCCACCGTAGTGGTTGGAAAGGGAGGGGAAGCTATTCAGGTGGTGGCCATCGGCAACCTCACCGCTAGTTGGTACTAAACTACATACTGTACCTTCAgccagggccgtcgataaggggtgaaaggtgatgacgattcagggggcccacagcccagggggggcccacaaaaaaaaaaacaaaaaaaaaaaaaatgtattctaaaTTATCATtatatcaccagcccatagtactaccatagtaccccccccccccccccccccccccgtcaacaattgcgcgcaggggggcccatcagtaaatcttgtctaggggcccaggaattgtagcaacggccctgcctTCAGCAAAGattatggtgttcatgttaactaaggtattaATTGATACATGACTAAACCTaatcttaaccctaacccctaagcTAATACCATATTATAATGGTTCATTAATGTTTTCTTATCGTTAATGTTACCATTGCGTTTATTACCTTTTAGCAACCATCGAGAACTTCAACGTGGTGGAGACCTTATCCGAGAACGCCATCATCGTCTTCCAAGCCCACAAGGTAAGACTTACGCGTTCACGATCCAGATGTGTCCCAGATAATCGCTAAACGCTGACTGATAACCTCATGGCCTCGTTGTAGCGCGTGTGGCCCGCCTCCCAGCGCGACGTCCTGTATCTGTCCGCCATGAGGAAGATTCCGGCGCACAACGAGAACGACCCCGACACCTGGCTGGTGTGTAACTTCTCGGTGGACCACGAGAACGCGCAGGTAGGTCTtgaaaatacacacacttacacatcgggaggtagagcgggttggctggtaaccggaaggttgctagtttgatccccggctcctcctagctgaatggcgagttgtccctgagcaagacaactCACCCTGAATGACCCTGACGACCAGGCTGTCTGCCTGCaaggctgacaccgccgtcggtgtgtggtttgtgcatgaatgggtgaatgttaggcaatttAAAGccttttgagtggccactggttaaagAAGCGCGGtacaaatgcagtccatttaccatctaACATGCATACACAGGAGACTCAGAGACAAATTCAGAgattcacaaattttaaaaagTGTGCTGCAGCATCAGGCTCTGACCCGGCCCTCTCTCTCGGCCCTCCGCAGCCGTCCAGCAGGTGTGTCCGGGCCAAGATCAACATCGGCCTGATCTGCCAGACCCTGGTGAGCCCACCAGAGGGAGACAAGGAGATCAGCAGAGACAACCTGGTGTGTAAGATCACATACGTCGCCAATGGTAAGGATCAATCCATCTGATTATAGATATATCTGTATTATATCCCCATTAGTGCGATATCATACTCTGATTATTGACCACCACTACGAGtttgtttacttgttgtggaagtaacAGAGACGTCAACGCAGATTCATAAGTTatctacaatatatattatatattatattatatagatatagagctctgggggttcgcaaacggcaacaataaCTTTCTCTTTCACGCTGATTGGCCTCACAACTAAGTATCACgcaaaattattattaaattcaAATATTTTAACTCGAGGGAAGTGTTTGCACGGGTAGAAACATGCGAAAACCTGCGTGATccaagatttatttatttttttctctaaaCGCGTGTTTGCATTGACTTTTCTTGGATTCACGCTGCCCCTTGAGGCGACGCGTTGGCCCGATGCATTAG
The nucleotide sequence above comes from Gadus chalcogrammus isolate NIFS_2021 chromosome 4, NIFS_Gcha_1.0, whole genome shotgun sequence. Encoded proteins:
- the LOC130381867 gene encoding ceramide transfer protein-like; this translates as MSDNQSWSSSGSEEDLELDSGNPVGVVEFSGILSKWTNYIHGWQDRWVSLKNNTLSYYKSQDEREYGCRGSLCLSKAVIVAHEFDECRLDISVNDSLWYLRAQDPEHRNKWIDSIEVHRSIRDGRREKAGQGTVALVPPIMAESGYGSESSLRRHGSMMSLTSANSGVSSTSSSSFKKGHSLREKLSEMETFRDILCRQVDTLQRYFDGCADVSRDVLERDRVVEEDEDDFPSPRTSGELVHNNNGSKEKLFQPVSPKGVNGIDFKGEAITFKATTAGILATLSHCIELMVKREDSWQKRLDKEMEKRRRIEGGYKSTLNDLKKSHYRGPDYEEGPNSLINDDEFFDAVEAALDRQDLMEEQSHCEKTRLHRSIPVPSEDLYSSTGSHRYSDKVEEMVQNHMTYSLQDMGGDANWQLVVEEGEMKVYRREVEENGIVLDPLKATHSVKGVTGHEVCNYFWDTAYRNDWETTIENFNVVETLSENAIIVFQAHKRVWPASQRDVLYLSAMRKIPAHNENDPDTWLVCNFSVDHENAQPSSRCVRAKINIGLICQTLVSPPEGDKEISRDNLVCKITYVANVNPGGWAPASVLRAVAKREYPKFLKRFTSYVQEKTAGKPILF